The proteins below come from a single Chloroflexota bacterium genomic window:
- a CDS encoding hydrogenase iron-sulfur subunit: MAGEELRIGVFVCDCGLNIAGAVETEEVRRAAEELPNVVVSVRNRYTCADPGQEEIKRHIREHRLNRVVVASCSPRLHEPTFRQCVAEAGVNPYLVEMANIREQCSWVHYDNREQATLKAKDTVRMAVARARYLQPGFETDIPVKDAALVIGGGVAGIQAALDLADAGHMVYLVEKQPTIGGIMAQLDKTFPTMDCSIUILGPKMADVGRHPRIKLMTLSEVEKVSGHIGNFRVKVRQKARYVNEKECTACSKCAEVCPVVVPDEFQQGFSSRKAIYIPYPQAVPSAYLIDMEHCLGNNPVACDKCMDACEKQCIDLNMQDKEVELNVGVIIVATGMGVYDPTALDEYGYTRFENVITSLEFERLINAAGPTKGHLVRPSDRQTPRHIGFIQCVGSRTENRGNPYCSNVCCMNTVKDSLLIKEHNPDTEIYVFYMDLRTFGKGFEDLLRRSKEAGVHYIRGLPGEVTEDPATRGLCLRVENTTTARVEEYDLDMVVLSVGLEPAQDLKRLASLLNLSQTPDGFVMESHPKLRPVDAPTPGVFFAGCVESPKDVKDSVTQAGAAAARSAILLNAGAVKSQAIKAMVDLTNCTSCGVCARVCPYGAITVDIKAKRGAEVVAAACAGCGTCAAECRFDAITMQHFTDAQILAQVNSALEEDPEQKILAFLCNWCSYAGADLAGLSRLKYPANTRFIRVMCSGRVDESFILRAFEKGAPVVLLSGCHLGDCHYINANHWTMRRADKLWDRLEKLGIRPERLQLEWVSSAEGARFAHIMRGLEEMRCKVTANEINHSRKVLAEYRLSREAEESSEDRESEASEV, translated from the coding sequence ATGGCAGGAGAAGAACTCAGGATAGGCGTGTTCGTCTGCGATTGCGGGCTCAACATCGCAGGCGCGGTGGAGACTGAAGAGGTCAGACGGGCGGCCGAAGAACTTCCCAATGTTGTGGTCTCGGTGAGAAACAGGTATACCTGCGCTGACCCAGGACAGGAGGAAATAAAAAGGCACATCCGAGAGCATAGACTGAACAGAGTAGTGGTAGCATCCTGTAGCCCACGGCTTCACGAACCGACGTTTAGACAGTGTGTTGCTGAGGCTGGAGTGAATCCTTACCTGGTCGAGATGGCCAATATAAGGGAGCAATGTAGCTGGGTGCATTATGATAACCGCGAACAGGCAACACTTAAGGCTAAAGATACTGTCAGGATGGCAGTGGCCAGGGCGCGTTACCTTCAGCCAGGGTTCGAGACTGACATCCCTGTCAAAGATGCGGCGCTAGTGATCGGAGGTGGGGTTGCCGGGATTCAGGCCGCTCTGGATTTGGCCGATGCCGGTCATATGGTCTACCTAGTGGAAAAGCAACCCACTATCGGCGGCATAATGGCCCAGTTGGATAAGACCTTCCCTACCATGGACTGCTCCATCTGAATACTAGGCCCCAAGATGGCGGATGTCGGTCGACATCCTAGGATCAAGTTGATGACCTTGAGTGAAGTGGAGAAGGTGTCTGGACACATTGGGAATTTCAGGGTGAAGGTGCGCCAAAAGGCGCGGTACGTCAATGAAAAAGAGTGCACTGCCTGCAGCAAGTGCGCCGAAGTGTGTCCGGTGGTAGTCCCGGATGAATTCCAGCAGGGCTTTTCTTCACGTAAGGCAATCTATATACCCTACCCACAGGCAGTGCCCTCCGCCTATCTCATCGACATGGAGCACTGCCTGGGCAACAACCCGGTAGCCTGCGATAAGTGTATGGACGCCTGCGAGAAGCAGTGCATAGACCTGAACATGCAGGACAAGGAAGTAGAACTCAACGTGGGTGTCATAATCGTGGCCACGGGCATGGGAGTGTATGACCCCACCGCCCTGGATGAGTACGGCTATACTCGCTTTGAAAACGTTATCACTAGCCTGGAATTTGAAAGACTGATAAACGCTGCTGGGCCTACCAAAGGTCACTTGGTACGTCCTTCAGACAGGCAGACCCCCAGGCACATCGGCTTCATTCAGTGTGTAGGCTCACGAACGGAGAACCGTGGCAACCCCTACTGCTCCAATGTATGTTGCATGAATACGGTAAAGGATAGCTTGCTGATCAAAGAGCACAATCCAGATACGGAGATTTACGTTTTCTACATGGACCTCCGCACCTTCGGCAAGGGTTTTGAGGATCTGCTGAGGCGTTCCAAAGAGGCAGGTGTTCACTACATCCGCGGCCTCCCTGGCGAGGTGACGGAAGACCCTGCCACCAGAGGCCTTTGTCTAAGAGTAGAGAATACCACCACAGCTCGGGTCGAGGAATACGATCTGGATATGGTTGTATTGTCCGTCGGTCTGGAGCCGGCCCAGGATCTGAAGCGGCTGGCCAGCCTGCTCAATCTCTCTCAAACGCCCGACGGTTTTGTGATGGAGTCTCATCCCAAGCTGCGGCCAGTAGATGCACCCACACCGGGAGTTTTCTTCGCCGGCTGCGTCGAGTCGCCCAAGGACGTAAAAGACAGCGTCACCCAGGCAGGAGCCGCTGCTGCCAGGAGTGCCATCCTGTTGAACGCCGGCGCTGTCAAGAGCCAGGCCATCAAGGCGATGGTTGACCTGACCAACTGTACCTCCTGCGGAGTCTGCGCCCGCGTCTGCCCCTACGGGGCTATAACAGTAGATATTAAGGCGAAGAGAGGAGCAGAGGTAGTGGCCGCAGCCTGCGCAGGCTGCGGCACCTGCGCTGCAGAATGCCGTTTCGACGCCATAACCATGCAGCACTTCACCGATGCGCAAATACTGGCCCAAGTAAACAGTGCCCTGGAAGAAGATCCAGAACAGAAGATACTGGCCTTCCTCTGCAATTGGTGCAGCTATGCTGGGGCCGACTTGGCAGGATTATCAAGATTGAAGTACCCAGCTAATACCCGTTTCATCCGTGTCATGTGCAGCGGGCGAGTGGACGAGAGCTTCATATTGAGGGCCTTCGAGAAAGGCGCTCCTGTAGTGCTGCTCTCCGGTTGCCACCTCGGAGACTGCCACTACATCAATGCCAACCACTGGACTATGCGCCGTGCCGATAAACTGTGGGATCGCCTGGAAAAGCTGGGAATACGGCCAGAGCGGCTACAACTGGAGTGGGTTAGCTCTGCCGAGGGCGCTAGATTTGCTCACATCATGCGCGGCCTAGAGGAGATGCGCTGCAAGGTTACAGCCAACGAGATAAACCATTCCAGGAAGGTGCTGGCCGAATATAGGCTGTCAAGGGAAGCTGAGGAAAGCAGCGAGGACAGGGAGTCAGAGGCATCAGAGGTGTAG
- a CDS encoding CoA transferase has product MDKVLDGIRVLDWTVFQQGPIATMLLGDMGADVIKIEERVGGDMARGMMRMGGAIATTHFGQRNVYFEMANRNKRSLALDLSKEKGKEILCRLVSKSDVFVHNFRSETVQKLGLDYATLSKYNPRLIYAGCSGWGPRGPDRDAPAFDFAAMARSGFVNMVTEPGRQPWVPVAGIADQMGAITTTLGVVSALLARERTGIGQEINTSLLGGISYLLHMNLGFHKMAGIGTQWIRRERTGNPLYNYYLCGDNRWIALVNLTPDPRWPALCRAMGLEHLEKDPRFDNMDHRQANAEQLIKILDERFATRTSHEWAKILREHDLIFSMVNSVEEFSNDPQPLANGYLVEYDHPMWGKTTMPGFPIDFTRTPSSIDRPAPELGQHTEEILIDILGYTWADIAALKGEQVI; this is encoded by the coding sequence ATGGACAAGGTACTTGATGGGATAAGAGTTCTGGACTGGACCGTATTTCAGCAGGGTCCCATAGCCACAATGCTACTGGGTGATATGGGAGCAGATGTCATCAAAATAGAGGAGCGCGTCGGCGGCGACATGGCCCGCGGCATGATGCGCATGGGTGGGGCGATCGCCACTACCCACTTCGGCCAGCGAAATGTCTATTTTGAGATGGCCAACCGCAATAAGAGAAGCCTGGCACTGGACCTCAGTAAGGAGAAAGGCAAGGAGATACTGTGCCGACTTGTGTCGAAGTCAGACGTCTTCGTGCACAACTTCCGAAGCGAGACGGTCCAGAAACTGGGGTTGGACTATGCTACCTTGTCCAAGTACAATCCCCGCCTGATCTATGCTGGTTGCTCTGGCTGGGGGCCCAGGGGGCCCGACAGGGATGCTCCTGCCTTCGACTTTGCTGCCATGGCCAGATCTGGGTTCGTGAACATGGTGACAGAACCAGGGCGGCAACCGTGGGTTCCCGTGGCGGGCATTGCTGATCAGATGGGGGCTATAACCACAACCCTGGGAGTCGTATCGGCTCTGCTGGCCAGAGAGCGGACTGGTATCGGTCAGGAGATTAACACCTCTCTTCTTGGGGGCATTAGTTATCTACTCCACATGAATCTGGGCTTCCACAAGATGGCTGGTATCGGCACACAATGGATCCGGCGGGAAAGGACGGGAAATCCGCTCTACAACTACTATTTGTGCGGCGACAATAGGTGGATTGCCTTAGTGAACTTAACGCCCGACCCTCGCTGGCCAGCCTTATGCCGGGCTATGGGTCTGGAACATCTGGAAAAGGACCCCCGTTTTGACAACATGGACCACAGGCAGGCAAATGCCGAACAACTCATCAAGATCCTCGACGAAAGGTTTGCCACCAGGACGAGCCATGAGTGGGCGAAGATACTCAGGGAACATGATCTGATCTTCTCTATGGTCAACAGCGTTGAGGAATTCAGCAATGACCCTCAGCCGCTTGCCAACGGGTACCTCGTTGAATACGATCACCCTATGTGGGGTAAGACCACGATGCCAGGTTTCCCTATTGATTTCACCAGAACGCCATCGTCCATAGACCGTCCAGCTCCAGAATTGGGTCAGCACACGGAGGAGATCCTTATCGATATCCTGGGGTACACCTGGGCCGATATCGCCGCTCTCAAGGGTGAGCAGGTGATCTGA
- a CDS encoding Lrp/AsnC family transcriptional regulator encodes MTSETSISKLVRIEELDLRLIELLESEPRRPRTELATSLGISRPTVGVMLQRLIDARVIRTVCLVDHMALGYENTALFGINVTPGTLLDVADRLASLAPIHYVALSAGPFDIVSWGIFKGSDDLLSFLTEGLGKIPGVSCYETIMCHELRISPALLAENQGYRPRECRASLDQLDFGLIAALQRNSTESTASLAVKLGTSQPTVVRRMRRLLNEGVIRFVTMVSAAALGYNGNASIGIRVSPDRIKDVAEAVAGCRSVHTVSLCTGRYDVLAWVVFRERRHLMRILTEELGRIPGINAMETVTNLKTIKWSYIHVDWQGELWKGLKRQSHRLRPQHRKGESRK; translated from the coding sequence GTGACCAGCGAGACTTCAATAAGCAAATTGGTGCGGATAGAGGAGTTGGACCTGAGATTGATAGAGCTGCTGGAATCTGAGCCACGGAGGCCCCGTACGGAACTTGCTACTAGTCTAGGCATCAGCAGACCAACGGTCGGAGTGATGTTACAGAGGTTGATTGATGCCCGCGTTATACGGACGGTCTGTCTGGTAGATCACATGGCTCTCGGATACGAGAACACTGCGCTGTTCGGCATCAATGTAACACCCGGCACCCTGCTTGATGTAGCAGATAGGCTGGCTTCTCTTGCCCCCATTCATTATGTTGCACTATCCGCCGGCCCTTTCGATATTGTGTCTTGGGGTATCTTCAAAGGATCCGATGATCTGCTGAGCTTCCTGACAGAAGGATTGGGCAAGATACCAGGGGTTTCGTGCTATGAGACCATAATGTGCCACGAGCTGAGAATCTCACCAGCATTGCTGGCGGAGAACCAGGGTTATCGCCCCAGAGAATGCAGGGCTTCTCTCGACCAACTGGATTTTGGCCTGATAGCAGCGTTGCAGCGCAACAGCACGGAAAGCACCGCTAGCCTTGCCGTAAAGCTGGGCACCAGTCAGCCTACTGTCGTCAGAAGGATGAGGAGGCTACTTAATGAAGGCGTCATAAGGTTCGTCACCATGGTAAGTGCCGCTGCGCTCGGATACAATGGGAATGCCTCCATAGGCATAAGGGTGTCTCCAGACCGAATCAAGGATGTGGCAGAGGCTGTAGCGGGTTGCAGAAGTGTACACACGGTGTCGCTCTGCACTGGTCGGTACGATGTGTTGGCATGGGTGGTCTTTCGGGAACGGAGGCATCTGATGCGTATTCTGACAGAGGAGCTGGGTAGGATACCTGGCATAAACGCTATGGAGACGGTAACCAACCTGAAGACCATCAAGTGGTCATACATACATGTTGACTGGCAAGGCGAACTGTGGAAGGGACTGAAAAGACAGAGCCACCGGCTACGTCCACAACATAGAAAGGGCGAAAGCCGAAAGTGA
- a CDS encoding CocE/NonD family hydrolase has translation MRRNSVKKTLPILLVLALLTLVIPPVIAPVKAEGEEAISRPGEYSGYSEPIYDEWVRSSQYVEVRDGTKLAVDIFRPSVDGVPVDEPLPVVWSAERYLRASHTQQLIRTTLDAYPYLTTLLKHGYVVAAVEVRGTGASYGVFSGGCDMTEAYDHYDMTEWFAAQEWCNGNVGMYGASYRGNNQYWAAMTAPPHLMCIFPEVAPFDGFFSGSPNGIFWDQFLKNWDAMTRALDLNLYGITVRVDEDTDGSMLAAAVAEHVNNVSTYAVAQNMLYRNTWNPVTNVPTFFTTGNTFLDLVQTSDIPVYHWTGWFDYFVFHQPTWFANLDNPQKMTVGPWIHKSRGDVSFLAIEHLRWYDYWLKGIDNGIMDEPPIYYYTIGAPEGEEWQFAWEWPPHGTTPKTYYLGAGPSDSVNSINDGSLSLTAPVSAAGQDDYTVDYSTTEGPKDRWTANTLDDLLTDFTPLDEKSLTYTTVPLSTDVQITGYPVVYLWASSTATDGDFFAYLEEIDENGVSTNVSDGLLRASHRSVNTPPWDNLGLPWHQSYTGDIAEMPVGEPVLLAFALAPTSNVFDEGHRIRLTITCADYADMFDTPTLDPAPTVSVYHNADYASYISLPIMLAQPAVTAVSPDSGNQGATLDIAITGSDFGEATEVSLGAGITVNSFTVDSPTQITANVTIDAAATTGIRDVSVTTPGGTGVLPGAFTVMQAQQAAITLTPDTGVGAVTVSGTGFAANSTITITWDGTLMPMVPLTAPTGEDGRFTAIISVLTSSVPGEHTVTATDAAGSSASATFTVVEMTGPTGPAGATGATGPQGPAGPAGATGATGPQGPAGPAGATGATGPQGPTGPTGPEGETGSAGGVGLSIAAIVLAVIAVAGAGYALATKK, from the coding sequence ATGCGCAGGAATTCAGTCAAGAAGACGCTTCCTATCCTGTTGGTGCTTGCTCTGCTGACTCTGGTGATACCGCCCGTGATAGCGCCTGTAAAGGCAGAGGGAGAGGAAGCGATATCCAGGCCGGGCGAATACAGCGGATACTCTGAGCCAATCTATGACGAGTGGGTTCGCTCCTCTCAGTACGTTGAGGTGCGAGATGGCACGAAGCTAGCAGTGGACATCTTTCGTCCCTCCGTGGATGGAGTGCCAGTAGATGAACCACTGCCCGTGGTCTGGAGCGCGGAGCGCTACCTTAGGGCATCCCACACTCAGCAACTGATAAGAACCACGCTCGATGCATACCCGTATCTGACGACACTGCTCAAACATGGATACGTGGTGGCGGCGGTGGAGGTGAGAGGTACCGGTGCTTCCTATGGAGTCTTCTCCGGGGGTTGCGACATGACCGAGGCCTATGACCACTACGACATGACGGAATGGTTTGCGGCACAGGAATGGTGCAACGGCAACGTAGGCATGTATGGTGCCTCCTACCGGGGAAACAACCAGTACTGGGCGGCCATGACTGCCCCGCCGCACTTGATGTGCATCTTTCCCGAAGTAGCTCCGTTCGATGGCTTCTTTTCGGGCAGCCCGAACGGGATATTCTGGGACCAGTTCCTCAAGAACTGGGATGCAATGACTAGGGCGCTGGACTTGAACCTCTACGGCATAACGGTTCGAGTTGATGAGGACACCGACGGGTCAATGCTAGCGGCGGCCGTTGCGGAACACGTGAACAACGTCAGCACCTATGCGGTTGCCCAAAACATGCTGTACCGTAATACCTGGAATCCGGTTACGAATGTCCCCACATTCTTTACCACTGGCAATACTTTCCTTGACTTGGTGCAGACGTCTGACATTCCTGTCTACCACTGGACGGGCTGGTTCGATTACTTCGTCTTCCATCAGCCCACGTGGTTCGCCAACCTGGACAATCCCCAGAAGATGACCGTTGGGCCCTGGATCCATAAGAGTCGTGGCGATGTCAGTTTCCTCGCCATCGAGCACCTTCGCTGGTACGATTACTGGCTGAAGGGGATCGACAATGGTATAATGGATGAGCCGCCTATCTACTACTACACGATAGGTGCCCCTGAGGGCGAGGAATGGCAGTTTGCCTGGGAATGGCCGCCCCACGGGACAACACCGAAGACATACTATCTCGGCGCGGGGCCATCGGACAGCGTGAATTCAATCAATGATGGCTCATTGAGCCTGACAGCACCTGTATCGGCCGCCGGCCAGGACGACTACACTGTGGACTATAGCACGACCGAGGGCCCGAAGGATCGGTGGACAGCAAACACGCTGGACGACCTTCTGACCGACTTCACTCCTCTCGATGAGAAATCCCTTACCTATACCACCGTGCCTTTGAGTACAGACGTGCAAATCACAGGCTATCCCGTGGTGTATCTCTGGGCCTCTTCCACCGCCACAGACGGAGATTTCTTCGCCTACCTGGAAGAGATTGATGAGAATGGCGTATCCACCAACGTCAGCGATGGATTGCTCCGGGCCTCCCATCGGTCGGTCAACACACCACCGTGGGACAACCTGGGGCTCCCCTGGCATCAAAGCTATACAGGAGACATAGCCGAGATGCCCGTCGGAGAACCGGTATTGCTGGCCTTTGCGCTGGCCCCCACTTCGAATGTCTTCGATGAAGGGCACCGCATTCGGTTGACGATCACCTGTGCTGACTACGCTGACATGTTTGATACGCCAACGTTGGATCCCGCGCCGACGGTCAGCGTATACCACAACGCCGACTACGCCTCATACATCAGTTTACCAATCATGCTGGCACAGCCTGCAGTGACCGCGGTAAGCCCTGATTCTGGCAACCAAGGGGCGACCCTCGATATCGCTATTACGGGCAGCGATTTCGGCGAAGCCACAGAGGTAAGTCTTGGTGCTGGTATAACTGTGAATAGCTTTACGGTGGACAGTCCCACCCAAATAACGGCCAATGTCACTATTGATGCCGCGGCGACAACCGGGATACGGGATGTCTCGGTTACTACCCCAGGAGGGACCGGCGTACTGCCGGGTGCCTTCACGGTGATGCAAGCTCAACAGGCTGCGATAACTTTAACTCCTGATACTGGGGTTGGGGCTGTGACCGTTTCCGGCACTGGCTTCGCGGCCAACAGCACGATTACGATAACCTGGGACGGGACTCTAATGCCAATGGTTCCACTAACTGCGCCAACAGGGGAGGATGGAAGATTCACCGCTATTATTAGCGTGCTGACCTCGAGTGTTCCGGGCGAGCATACGGTTACCGCGACTGACGCAGCAGGTAGTTCGGCATCGGCGACCTTCACCGTTGTGGAGATGACGGGGCCTACAGGACCGGCTGGTGCTACTGGGGCAACTGGGCCACAGGGGCCTGCAGGACCGGCTGGTGCTACTGGGGCAACTGGGCCACAGGGGCCTGCAGGACCGGCTGGTGCTACCGGGGCAACTGGGCCACAGGGGCCTACAGGGCCGACTGGACCTGAAGGCGAAACCGGATCGGCGGGTGGCGTGGGCTTGTCTATTGCTGCCATAGTGTTAGCAGTAATTGCCGTTGCTGGCGCCGGGTACGCTCTGGCCACGAAGAAGTAG
- a CDS encoding ABC transporter substrate-binding protein — MEVSKMSSIWKKATIVLLVLALVAAFGFSCGNGEKKTTTIIIGAHLDLTGPAAPALTPGRMALEDVVRYCNDENLIPGVRLKVVFYDGNLKPSRDVPGWDWLKNKGAQVIITAIPFTTLTLKSFAERDRVPIISLSNTEAFRVPPGWVFCPPPSFGDQVKTVLDWVGKSDWTEARPARIGVFQWDDPAAKEITQKVKDWCQAHSGKFEFVASVTAPMGSMLLGSAQTEPLKNCDYVFLFGTGAPYFMKAYRQAGHTATFLGDSSISSNSNFLGKLVGWDGLDGTLTAEIEYWWDEQHGTIPLSKELIQRYRPGEASDLIGGGKNYKGFTTLYMGVLQILEAAINEVGIENFDGQAFYNACLTTTVRIDGYPDMSYGQTKRESLDYIKIYEWKADGEHLVSRSDWIPLIRE, encoded by the coding sequence ATGGAGGTAAGTAAGATGAGCAGTATTTGGAAGAAGGCAACCATAGTCCTGCTGGTCCTGGCTCTTGTAGCCGCGTTCGGCTTTAGCTGTGGCAATGGAGAAAAGAAAACGACAACGATCATTATAGGCGCCCACCTGGATCTTACCGGGCCCGCTGCACCTGCACTTACTCCCGGCCGGATGGCGCTGGAGGATGTGGTGAGGTATTGCAATGATGAAAACCTCATCCCGGGAGTGAGACTGAAGGTAGTCTTTTATGACGGGAACCTCAAACCTTCCAGGGACGTGCCCGGTTGGGACTGGCTCAAAAATAAGGGCGCACAAGTAATCATCACTGCCATTCCCTTCACCACGCTGACGCTGAAATCCTTTGCTGAGCGGGACCGCGTGCCAATCATCAGCCTCAGTAACACCGAGGCCTTTCGAGTGCCGCCGGGGTGGGTATTCTGCCCGCCTCCTTCATTCGGCGACCAGGTAAAAACTGTCCTGGACTGGGTCGGCAAAAGCGACTGGACGGAAGCCCGCCCGGCCAGGATTGGCGTTTTCCAATGGGATGACCCGGCAGCAAAAGAAATCACGCAAAAGGTTAAGGACTGGTGTCAGGCTCACTCTGGCAAGTTTGAGTTCGTTGCCTCCGTTACGGCTCCCATGGGATCAATGCTGCTGGGTTCTGCTCAGACGGAGCCTCTGAAAAACTGTGACTACGTATTCTTGTTTGGTACCGGTGCACCCTACTTTATGAAGGCCTACCGCCAGGCAGGGCATACGGCGACGTTTCTTGGTGACAGTTCCATAAGCTCTAATAGTAACTTTCTAGGGAAATTGGTTGGCTGGGATGGCCTTGATGGGACCCTGACCGCTGAAATAGAGTACTGGTGGGACGAACAGCACGGAACGATCCCTCTGTCTAAAGAGCTTATTCAGAGATACCGACCCGGTGAGGCTAGCGACCTTATTGGTGGTGGGAAAAACTACAAAGGTTTCACTACTCTCTATATGGGCGTGCTCCAGATACTGGAGGCAGCAATAAATGAGGTGGGCATCGAGAATTTCGACGGCCAGGCCTTCTACAACGCCTGTCTGACGACCACGGTGCGCATTGATGGCTACCCGGATATGTCTTACGGCCAGACGAAACGCGAGAGCCTGGATTACATCAAAATCTATGAGTGGAAGGCCGATGGCGAGCATCTGGTTAGCCGCAGCGATTGGATACCGCTAATAAGAGAGTAG
- a CDS encoding nitronate monooxygenase — MKGNRLCDLLGTKYPIIQAPMNWITGADLAAAVSKAGGLGTLGPNAGADTVTADVGETGERLRRQIRKVKSLTDKPFAVNFPIGLEGVEQSEGGRKYSQRCVQVALEEGIPVAITSVGPPQVYTKTLQEAGVKVLHAVSTASQAKKAEENGVDGVICEGYEGGGHKATTELSTMALIPMASDAVKIPIVAAGGIADARGMVAALALGADGVYVGTRFMATRECDAHPKVKQAVVEAHDACTVSVDKWMVVGRDLKNSFTNKYFEMKASGASMEELWQYISEHSMYRGLVQGDIDEGEVPCGQNAGIIDNIVSADEVIQNLMSGISSVFGQVKARIPTC; from the coding sequence ATGAAAGGCAACAGGCTCTGTGATCTGCTTGGCACCAAGTATCCCATCATTCAGGCGCCCATGAACTGGATCACAGGGGCTGACCTGGCGGCAGCAGTATCTAAGGCCGGGGGCTTGGGGACGCTGGGACCCAACGCGGGGGCTGACACGGTTACCGCCGATGTAGGAGAAACAGGAGAAAGACTGCGCCGCCAGATAAGGAAAGTGAAGAGCCTTACAGACAAGCCCTTCGCCGTGAATTTCCCCATCGGCTTGGAAGGAGTGGAGCAGTCAGAAGGAGGGCGAAAATACTCACAGCGATGCGTCCAGGTGGCACTGGAGGAAGGCATACCTGTGGCTATAACCTCGGTGGGCCCGCCTCAAGTCTACACTAAGACACTGCAGGAGGCTGGAGTCAAGGTTCTGCATGCTGTGTCCACAGCCAGTCAGGCTAAGAAAGCCGAGGAGAATGGGGTGGATGGGGTCATCTGTGAGGGATATGAAGGGGGTGGTCACAAGGCAACGACCGAGTTGTCGACTATGGCGCTGATCCCCATGGCTTCCGATGCGGTGAAGATACCCATTGTTGCAGCCGGAGGCATTGCTGATGCCCGCGGGATGGTGGCTGCCTTGGCCCTGGGTGCTGATGGCGTATATGTGGGTACCCGTTTCATGGCCACCCGTGAGTGCGACGCCCATCCGAAGGTAAAGCAAGCCGTGGTCGAAGCACATGACGCTTGCACAGTTAGTGTAGACAAGTGGATGGTAGTTGGGCGCGATTTGAAGAACTCGTTCACTAACAAGTATTTCGAGATGAAGGCATCGGGTGCTTCCATGGAGGAGTTGTGGCAGTACATTAGTGAACACTCGATGTACCGTGGGTTAGTTCAAGGAGACATCGATGAGGGTGAGGTACCCTGCGGGCAAAACGCTGGGATAATAGATAATATCGTGAGTGCTGATGAGGTAATTCAGAACCTGATGAGCGGGATCTCCTCAGTCTTCGGCCAGGTCAAGGCAAGAATACCAACTTGCTAG
- a CDS encoding MarR family transcriptional regulator, with product MYDWNFDDPFSNTWVLLRQTWEAISDYLESELSMHQLTLAQVDILMILSASKAPLTERQIASYTFRTPQSVSGLVARMESAGYLKKVRGAGDQRVVKIQMLPKGDEAVNKVRRAGFVYGSRVIKLSLSPTEIEQLGQLLRKLRDGILREIALKTEPLPDVLDRPRLDRRRP from the coding sequence ATGTACGACTGGAATTTTGACGATCCTTTCTCTAATACATGGGTACTCCTGCGACAGACCTGGGAGGCTATCTCGGACTATTTGGAGTCCGAGCTTAGTATGCACCAGTTGACGCTTGCTCAGGTGGATATTCTCATGATTCTGAGTGCCAGCAAGGCTCCCCTGACTGAGCGCCAGATAGCATCATATACCTTTCGAACCCCCCAAAGTGTCTCTGGACTGGTGGCGCGAATGGAAAGCGCTGGATACTTGAAGAAGGTCAGAGGTGCGGGAGACCAAAGAGTGGTGAAGATTCAGATGCTGCCAAAGGGTGATGAGGCTGTCAACAAGGTAAGACGCGCCGGGTTCGTTTACGGTTCGCGGGTGATAAAGCTATCGCTCTCGCCAACAGAAATCGAACAATTAGGCCAACTCTTGAGGAAGCTCCGCGATGGCATACTCCGGGAAATAGCCTTGAAAACGGAACCACTTCCGGATGTTCTAGATAGACCACGTCTGGATCGTCGCCGCCCCTGA